Below is a window of Camelina sativa cultivar DH55 chromosome 11, Cs, whole genome shotgun sequence DNA.
AGGCTTTTAAAAGgaagatttttaaattacaacaTCCTCTGTAAAACGTCATAAGATACGTCACAGAAGATTTGATGACATAATGACAAACCATGATTTGTTTATTAATGAATTAAATCAAATGTAGTTTTccttatcaaaagaaaattcgATGGGATcagatataaaattatacagaTGTCATAATTTAATCCCACATATctgaattttgatatatatatatatatatatactttatattaaaacattagTATTTAATATGTTATTGTGTTGTCAATGCAGAAAGAGTGGGATTAAAAGGCTTTTGCGGGTGAGGGAACAAAGACTGACAATTTGGGTTTTGGTTCACTGAATCATCCAAAACTATAGGCTCAAGCGGCACCGTCAAAATGACAAAATGAATTAATACAGCGGGATAACATTTACGTATCAATCTTGTgactacgattttttttttttctttttttatgtttgaaacaactagtaataaaaataaaatcaaaaacaaagagtcgaaaaatatagacatatgtCAAAATGAAGCTGTTAAGCCTGTTATAGAAAGGCTCAATAGATTTGatatagatatatgtattttataataatCCTTATAATTATGCATTTGCGTTTTTACATGGAAAATATTCTAACTTCTAAGTGAAAATACAGACGCAAACAGACAATCCCATAGTGATTACTGATGTTTCTAGAACAATATAAAAAGGGTTTTGGGTCCATCACATATTCAATTTTCAAGAAACGTCTTTAGACTCATATCATTTGAGGTCAATTTCAAGAAACGTTATCTAAATGGGAGAAAGTGATGTTATTAGAACTCAACTTGGGAATAAAGAGATGGGCCTCTACACTACATTATGATACCAGTCTTAGATAATGGACCACAAAATCTCTAGTTTGTTATCATAGGCCTACtccatttattattattattttttttttttgcctactCCATttattcttatattttattaaattgtatgttcgttttttttgtttggtcttgtTAAATTAGTTGTTACTTGTTTAGTTGTTAGTATGATATATGTTAAACTAAAAAGAACATGTGGAATTCGACGCTCCCGTACACGCTTCCTACATTTGAGTATTTGACATTTAATACATATACTGTTGCACAGCTACTGGATCAGcttgaaaaatattattagtataaatataatttggatCATGAATTACCTTGCTCGAGTACATCTACATGCATTTTGAAGATATACTCAAAAGTCTCAAACacattgaaaatatattgatgaaaaagaattcagagatttttaaaattgtcatatatactatatatatatatgtctcttaACTCTTTGGATTATAATAATTAAGTTCAAGTCTCGAGATTGTGCAATTCGTATTTATCCTATCAAGTCTTGTGTCTATCGTACTCGCACTAAGACTTTTTAGcatataaatttatgttttacagaAAATGTTGTGTGTATCGGCCAACTAATTCTAATAGAGTGAGTGTTGAGTTAattgaaaacatttaaaattaatttgaaatgtagtggataaaaaaaaagaaataacatgTGACTAGACGGTGGAACAACCAAAACTACTAGCTGCAATTGTTATGATCGATCACTCGTATTGTTGGTGTGGCCATAAATATatctatcttttcttttgttgccaGGGGGATTACACACCACTTATCCcgctttgtgttgttgttttaattCTGCGtctgttgtttttgttaatttcttgtCTGACATCAAGGAAAAGGCAAATTTGTACGACGAAACATTCTGACCTCTTAAGAATTGATTAATTTGACCCTATCGAAGAGACAAAGAATTTGTGTATATGCAACGAACATGTGGATAAACATGATTGACACATATATAATCCAAGCACACAGTTTAGCTGATCTGATTTAGACTTTTTCATTTAATCAAGTGGAGCTAAATGGACTAATTacaatattagtatttttattgtAACCAACTAACATGTATATCTCTCTACCCCAAGCAATTTGACGATTTTTTGCATAATTGTCCTTTTTAATAAACCTTTCTTAAGCTAATCTAAAAgtcaaaaatattactatttgcTTATCCTctctaagtatatatataaacccaaTCTTCGTTTATAACCTTAAAACATAACAAAGCTTACTAAagacatttttttcattttatttacaagcagaaaatcaaatttcacgTGGACAAATCTCAGCCGTTAGTATCCTTCTAAACATTCTTACTCGCGACGTCGTTTCGAATGAACGATGATACGTGTCAACAGTTTTAGTCCTCACCGTTGGATTATATTCCACGTGGCATTCATCCTACAGAGCAAAGCCAATGCTCAATCATTCTCACCGAGTCCGCCTGAGTTGCAGCAACCGGGTCAAACTCCGTCGAAGACCACCGTCTTCGCCGTTCTCGtcaccctcttcttcttcatcggatTACTCTCCGTCTATATCCGCCATTGCACTCGCCCTAACTCCGAATACTCCACCAGATATTCTCGCCGCCGCGCTAACGACACCTGTTCACGGCGAGGCGGACTTGACGACGCCGTCGTCGAAAGCTTCCCTGTATTCGCTTACTCCTCCGTCAAAGAATCAAAACTTGGATCCAACGAATTGGAATGTGCGATTTGCCTCAACGAATTAGAAGATCGTGAAACGGTGCGATTGCTTCCGATTTGTAATCATCTCTTCCACATCGATTGCATCGACGCTTGGCTTTACTCCCACGCAACTTGCCCTGTTTGCAGATCTAATCTCACGGCGAAGTCGGATAACTCCGGTGGCGCGGTGATATTGAGAGACCATGTCGTGATTGACGTTGAGACCCTTGAGGCAACGAAGAGTCACCACCTCGTCGGTAAGTTTCCGAGATCGAATTCGACGGGTCATTCAATAGGTCAACTCGGTGACGGCGCTGAGAGGTTTACTCTGCGGTTGCCGGATGATGTGAAGAGGCGAATAATGGAGGTGAAAGGACGTAGGCTGAAACGAACGAGAAGCTTCGACGTTGATTTGACGGCGGAAGGGAGGGAGCGGTGAGGAAAGCAGTTACACGGTCGGGTCGGGTGGGATGTTGGATCGTTCGGGTTTGACTTTGTTCGTTTCGAAGTCAAACTCGAGTTCCGTTAGATCACAGCAATCTAACGGCGAACCGTTGAAATGAGTCGACGTTATGTTTTGTCGTCAGCCTTGTGTGTTGGGTTTGGAGTGGTAAAAACTGAAAAGTTACTTTTGTTATACAGGAAAAGTCCAAAAGCTTGTTTAGCAGCTCGCTAAACAAGCAGTAGTATTTAATTTTCTCAAATGAGTGTTGTTTCTATTCAAATGTTAGTAACgaagatattattatttgagtCTTTATGTCATTTTTATTGGGTTAGTACTTAGTCGTAACGAGAGNTACGTGTCTTCGATCAACGAGCTTTACACGAGGTTAAACGAGTTTAAAGAGCGGTCCAACAGTTTGAGCTTCGGAGCTACGATCGAGTTTGTCTGTGCTTTGAAGCGGCTCGAGAGTTGTAAAGAGAGGTTGTCTGAAATCTGTCATGGGAATTGGAAGAGAGGTTGGATCGATGGGTTCTGGGGTTTGGTTCTTGATGTTAAGGGTATCATTGGTAATTTAGAAGATGCTAATTATGGGCAGATTGAGAAATcgattgttgggtttgggaagagagaaaaaagatacGAATCGGCTCGGTTTACCGATCGGTTAGTTATTGGTTACGGCGATGCTGTTCGGTTTTCTTCGGGTAGATTTTCGAATGTCGATCGGTTTAGTGTACCTGCTGGTTTCTTCTAGTCAAAGAATTTTTTGTTGAGTGGACGACTTTGATcttcttgttaattttttaatttaatttttggtcaTATTGTCTTGTAAATGTTAAAACGACAACAAAAAAACGAGGAAAAAAGTCTCTATTTAGCCAcaccaaaacacaagaaaacaacaacatagaTGTTCATTTTCATTATCTCTGGATGTTGTTTGTATTATTAAGAAGAGAATGGTTATGTTTCTgtctttatcaaaaataaaaaaggaaaacgtTAACTGAACCTTTTCAATAATACTACaagttgttgaaaaaaaaagaagagaaaaacattaACGCCAAATGAAAAATGGAAACATAAATAACAtgtcaaatttaaatttgtcCCACATGGCTAAGTTACACAGGGATGAAGGCCCTGCAAATTCAGTTATGAAATAGCCTTCACTCTCTTGGGCAACACTGCTTCAATAGATAATGTTAAACTTGAGCTTTATTTTTGGTCGTTAATGCCTATAGTATCACTATCATTATTACAGTACTATATAGCCTTAtttcgttttatgttttgttttgtttttgttttaaagtcaATTCTCTTAACTTATATAGAAATACTAAATTAACAACTATATTATTAaacaagatattttattaataaataaaaagttaatgAAGAAAATTACAATCAGAAGCTTTGCCCCTCAGGTTAATCCCATGGCCCAATCAGAGTAATACAAATTTCAAGAAGACCccaaaggaagaaaaacaacaacaaagaggaagataatACGAAGAGAAATGTATCAATTTAGGAAAACACAGACGGGGAGATCTctcaaacaaaatcataataagaaaaaccaaaaggTGAGGGAGATAGAGATAGAGTAATGCCCAAGGCAGCTCAGTTTCTAAGCCAATACGACGGCATACAAGGCTCCCGCAATGATCGTGCTCACAAGGAAAGCTTTGTTAGTCAATGCTGAGTCAGCTTCCGGTGCGTCTGGTCCTGGAGCAGGAGCTGGTGTTGGACCTGATGGGCCTGGAGCCATACCGTCTGGTTTCGGGGGAGAAGCCATAGGGGGTGTTGTGGGAGATATGGTCGGTGGTGANNNNNNNNNNNNNNNNNNNNNNNNNNNNNNNNNNNNNNNNNNNNNNNNNNNNNNNNNNNNNNNNNNNNNNNNNNNNNNNNNNNNNNNNNNNNNNNNNNNNGGTGGCAAATCTCTAGCCGACAAAATCACTCACTTGGTCGGAGAAGACTACGTGTCTTCGATCAACGAGCTTTACACGAGGTTAAACGAGTTTAAAGAGCGGTCCAACAGTTTGAGCTTCGGAGCTACGATCGAGTTTGTCTGTGCTTTGAAGCGGCTCGAGAGTTGTAAAGAGAGGTTGNAAGCTTTGTTAGTCAATGCTGAGTCAGCTTCCGGTGCGTCTGGTCCTGGAGCAGGAGCTGGTGTTGGACCTGATGGGCCTGGAGCCATACCGTCTGGTTTCGGGGGAGAAGCCATAGGGGGTGTTGTGGGAGATATGGTCGGTGGTGAGACGGTGGGTGGAGTTGTTGGAACCGGAGTGGGTTCATTGACTGGAACCGGAGGTGAAGCAACTGGAACCGGTGGTGAAGCAACTGGAGACGGTGGCTGCGCAGTTGGTGTAATAACAGGAGAAGGAGACTCTACTGGCGGGAGAAGCGTGATGGGTGCTGGAGCCGGAGCCGGAGCTTGAGCGAGACATGAGGTGGCAAATAAACCAAGAAAGATCAGAGCTTGCAATGTCTTATGAGCcatttatatatctctctctgttttcaatttctttcgTTTGTTTTGACGAGAGAGATAGAAAACCTGAGAAAGATCTCTTTGTCTTTGCTTGGTGGTGGAGACATTAAGGCTAAATGGCTTCTTAATATATACCCATACTCCCATAGCTAATTAAGAagcatttatatttaattatttgatactTTGGTCTCTTTAAATCATGCAAAGCACACATAGCTAATAGATATTTCTTGAATTAGTATATCAGAATAAATAGTCTCTACCAAGTACCAAGTCTCTTGAATTTGAAGTTTTCTTCAATTAGTCTACAAATCAAGCTTATATAAATCTGACGTACGGATCTATTGAATtgtaaaaatgtaatattttcaTCGAGCCAATGTCACAACGTTGATTGACAAGAGACTAGACATTGCAGTTCTAATTGGGTTAAGACATGTCGTGTTAATTAGAATAAGGAACAATCTTGGTTTACGGTATATTATGTAGCAATGCAGTTaacacatcaaaaaaaaattacttgagATATCTTAAATCACAGACTATTTTGTTTCGTCAAGAGTCAAGACCACGCGCCATACTTGGTTCCCACTAAGGTTAACGACGAGGCAGACAACAAGCAACCTATATTATCTGTGAATGATTATgacatttatattatataagataccaactcttataatatttttcaatcATACTTCTagtaatagttttttaaaatttgggggAAGTTTGGTTGGATCCCATCTTCATTATAAACCGAAATTATAAAGCCAACCTATATAACCACCCAAAACCAAACCGAGTTCTAGATAATTCATCCTAATTAACATTGCGTTAAATATGGTATGGGCTTTGGATTTGATACCCGTATACAAGGTCCAAATCtatatttaaagtttatgtGGGAATTGTACGTTTTGAATGACCCGCATGATTCAAAATTTAGCTTCNttttttttttttttttttttttttttttacaagcctacaaattttcttattttttttcttaaagttttaCTATCATATATCATATTTGCCAAACAGATATTTTCTTAGTATCATACTCTTTCAACCACTAACCAAACACTTCATTTTAGTatagtatttagaatttttaaatttagattttaaaattcctatagctttgattatttttttttcaaatgaaatttatttatatataaaatatcctcaatatatttaaatagatttatttgaaaatttgaaaataaaattaaatagcataagatttttaaaaatatatatataattaaatattatgaacaaacaataaaattaaatagaagaaaatttatttgttcATGACATATGTTCTCTCCATAAgttctatttcttttataaaagtttattttctttaagaagaaacttattttttaagtttttaaaaatcaaaattcatcCAATGATTCTTAATTTTACAAGTCTTCCTAAAAACATTCACAACCACTATAAATGACCTTTATTCATCTATAAGTCCAataataaaacctttttttttttttgttgttttaaagtTCTTATAGCgaaaatactataattaattgataaataaaaaaaagtctacCCCACACACATCCCAAATAAAAaagatcataaaaaaaaaaaaaaaactttggaaatCGAAGGGGAATGGAGCAACCGACGAAAGAGACGACAGTGAAATCGGAGGTTCCAATGAATGATCAGAATCCAAAGCCACCGCATAGTGCTGATCTGAAGCCAGTGGATGATAAAGGAGCCGAGGATGCGAGTTCTGTGATTTCTTTATCTGATGAATCAACGCTACATGTTGAAAAAATCGAGACGAAAGGCGCCGATCAAGCCGTACCGCCGACACGAACAGCTTCCGGATCGAGGAAATCGGTTCATTGGAATCCAGATTTGGTTTCTGAATCTCCTGCACCGGATCAGAAGACCGTCTCGTCAGCGGGATCTAATCCTTACGTCGCTCGTGCTCCCGCTGAAACTTCGGATGCCTCGTTGAAAGGTGTTTTAGAAACGGTATCTGTATCTCAAATTTTGTTCTGTGCCTTTTTGCCTATGAGAGATGTGTAACTGTTTTTTGGAAACCGGATCAGAAACTATGGAATCTGTGAAAGGTGTGCTTGGGAGATGGGGAAGGAAGGTTGGAGAAGCAGCTATGAAGGCCGAGAGCCTTGCCGGAAACACGTGGCAACACCGTGAGTTTCCCTTCTTATCTATATGGTTTGCATTGTTCGTTCGTTCGTTAGCCCTGAGACATTTTTATAGGGTTCGATTGAATTATCAGCTGGATGATTTTCATGCTACATTGTAGTTGTTGTAGTATGAGTTTTAGTTTCTCTTGTTTATGTATCTTCTGTGTGATTTGATGATGTATGGTTGGTCTGTCTAACTACTAAATCATTGGTGTCCACTATAATAAATCAGTGAAAACTGCTCCGAGTTTTGCTGATGCTGCAATGGGAAGAATTGCACAGAGTACAAAGGTTCTGGCCGAAGGAGGGTATGAGAAGATCTTCAGGCAAACCTTTGAAACAGTTCCAGAGGAGCAGCTGCAAAACTCATATGCTTGCTACTTGTCTACCTCAGCTGGTCCAGTCATGGGTGTTCTTTATATTTCTACTGCTAAACTTGCCTACTGTAGCGATAACCCTCTCTCTTATAAAAATTCTGGCCAAACTGAATGGAGCTATTATAAGGTAATTTTCAGAATATTCTAGTTATGAAagtgtcttttttttgtgtgtgtgtgtgtgtgttccaTAGCCTATGTGGCATTCACGCTACCTCATTATGATCCATCAAGATTAAGAGCGACTAGAATGAGACCTCATAGATGATAGCAGCAACTTAAGCTGAATAACGTTAGATTCTGTGATTACTTTCTTGTGCAGACTATGATAAcacttattattattgttacttatatcttcttcttgttaaacAGGTAGTGATCCCATTACATCAGCTTAAATCGGTTAACCCGTCGACAAGCATAGTCAATCCCGCAGAAAAGTACATCCAGGTAATCTCGGTCGACGACCATGAGTTTTGGTTCATGGGTTTCTTGAACTATGAAGGCGCTGTTACATCTCTACAAGATACATTGCAAGCCGGTGCCTTACAGTCGGTGTGATATATACCCTGGTGCATTCTTGATCACagtagcctttttttttttttttgttgcaaactAAATTATTTGATTCTCTCATTCTCAATCAGTTACCATGTCTTAATATTACCAAATATCATTCCTTTGCTAAATGTTCTCCTAATCATATTATtgctaataaaaaaaactaattggaTTCTAGGAGATAAAGTTTATtatgttttgataattttgttagattttagtATATGGTTGTaataaaaaagatgattttGTTGTTACTCTTCCTATCTCCATTGCACTGCTCTATGGGATAGCAAGCATCACTCTTATTTCAATCGTATATTAAATAGGATTTgcagaagaaacaaagttccaaaaaaaaaaaaaaaacataaataccAGCAAATAGGCAGGGCCAATCAATCTCTTTACCATTTCCATCTGAGTTCATGTGCCCTGGTTCGATTCGTCATCTTGTCCTTTCCTGTTTTATCTTCACCAGTTGCTGCAAACTTCTTTCTCTTGTCcaaattctctgttttctttgtcttttcgtTGTCTActtccttcttcctctcagTGATCTCTATCTTGGTACCTCCTTCCATCTTTATACTTATGTTCACCTCCAATACTCGCTTGC
It encodes the following:
- the LOC104720944 gene encoding LOW QUALITY PROTEIN: RING-H2 finger protein ATL32-like (The sequence of the model RefSeq protein was modified relative to this genomic sequence to represent the inferred CDS: inserted 2 bases in 1 codon), which codes for MIRVNSFSPHRWIIFHVAFILQSKANAQSFSPSPPELQQPGQTPSKTTVFAVLVTLFFFIGLLSVYIRHCTRPNSEYSTRYSRRRANDTCSRRGGLDDAVVESFPVFAYSSVKESKLGSNELECAICLNELEDRETVRLLPICNHLFHIDCIDAWLYSHATCPVCRSNLTAKSDNSGGAVILRDHVVIDVETLEATKSHHLVGKFPRSNSTGHSIGQLGDGAERFTLRLPDDVKRRIMEVKGRRLKRTRSFDVDLTAEGXGSGEESSYTVGSGGMLDRSGLTLFVSKSNSSSVRSQQSNGEPLK
- the LOC109127209 gene encoding putative clathrin assembly protein At4g40080, yielding MSVVSIQIRNEXYVSSINELYTRLNEFKERSNSLSFGATIEFVCALKRLESCKERLSEICHGNWKRGWIDGFWGLVLDVKGIIGNLEDANYGQIEKSIVGFGKREKRYESARFTDRLVIGYGDAVRFSSGRFSNVDRFSVPAGFF
- the LOC104720945 gene encoding classical arabinogalactan protein 3-like isoform X2, whose amino-acid sequence is MAHKTLQALIFLGLFATSCLAQAPAPAPAPITLLPPVESPSPVITPTAQPPSPVASPPVPVASPPVPVNEPTPVPTTPPTVSPPTISPTTPPMASPPKPDGMAPGPSGPTPAPAPGPDAPEADSALTNKAFLVSTIIAGALYAVVLA
- the LOC104720945 gene encoding classical arabinogalactan protein 3-like isoform X1, with amino-acid sequence MAHKTLQALIFLGLFATSCLAQAPAPAPAPITLLPPVESPSPVITPTAQPPSPVASPPVPVASPPVPVNEPTPVPTTPPTVSPPTISPTTPPMASPPKPDGMAPGPSGPTPAPAPGPDAPEADSALTNKAFLVSTIIAGALYAVVLA
- the LOC104720948 gene encoding GLABRA2 expression modulator yields the protein MEQPTKETTVKSEVPMNDQNPKPPHSADLKPVDDKGAEDASSVISLSDESTLHVEKIETKGADQAVPPTRTASGSRKSVHWNPDLVSESPAPDQKTVSSAGSNPYVARAPAETSDASLKETMESVKGVLGRWGRKVGEAAMKAESLAGNTWQHLKTAPSFADAAMGRIAQSTKVLAEGGYEKIFRQTFETVPEEQLQNSYACYLSTSAGPVMGVLYISTAKLAYCSDNPLSYKNSGQTEWSYYKVVIPLHQLKSVNPSTSIVNPAEKYIQVISVDDHEFWFMGFLNYEGAVTSLQDTLQAGALQSV
- the LOC104720947 gene encoding uncharacterized protein LOC104720947, which gives rise to MDHHQDYSRQNEERRLLLSKEEERIRDELETEIERNLEGEFKDGIYNLALKLRRLYEQRRERETSLHVSARKSKRVLEVNISIKMEGGTKIEITERKKEVDNEKTKKTENLDKRKKFAATGEDKTGKDKMTNRTRAHELRWKW